A stretch of Dysidea avara chromosome 5, odDysAvar1.4, whole genome shotgun sequence DNA encodes these proteins:
- the LOC136256226 gene encoding uncharacterized protein, producing MYGVCYHSERPDQPIKVMELVEGGTLSSLLTSYHTIPMYVKLSILQDISKGLHYLHTHNPPIIHCHINTDVIMLTSTLTAKIGNFTFAQEIVPTVEKVSDSKSSNQAPVYPFQSFLSVSHGFPFDVYLFGYVVCRVVTQVRYDNLYQYMTDDDTGKLFVACDFTYLQLYVDHMSRGPLKQLTISCLDHDPVERPSISRVCERIDIILEGYQTGDDSIKMAYSLAIKQGEAQSRDLQVLLVGVENTGKTCLVASFLGEKFVEGLAATEGTDVDVCKIYCRDWKRISDTEKTDHLHHQFVDHYRGSALNRLLSTESDSSANSASPTSTTIERHTPDHTSIDFMPASTGSLTFNRQPKPHPHNMHSPSPNSTQYDSDSLNAVVWDFAGQVIFHNTHSIFISEGGVSVITFDASVDLTDQVTPREGSSPLPESCTGISSIHYWLQVVDSVSSVKGSEGGLSPLLPTAVLAGTHIDKLHPDIKVARKIAKKKLLPLLEKELSEKSYAQHLAGSGKSLEEALKQFCFFISNKHRDEEIERLKATVIVAATSLKKMQPVFFSQNRKSFVSP from the exons ATGTATGGAGTGTGTTACCATAGTGAAAGACCTGACCAGCCAATCAAAGTGATGGAATTAGTGGAAGGTGGCACACTCTCCTCACTATTAACTTCTTACCATACAATTCCGATGTATGTGAAGTTGTCAATATTACAAGATATTAGCAAAGGACTTCATTATCTCCACACTCACAATCCACCTATTATACACTGTCACATCAACACTGATGTTATTATGTTGACATCAACTCTGACTGCTAAGATTGGAAACTTCACATTTGCTCAAGAAATAGTCCCAACAGTTGAAAAGGTTTCGGATTCAAAGTCTAGTAACCAAGCCCCAGTGTACCCGTTTCAGTCATTTCTCTCTGTCTCCCATGGTTTCCCATTCGATGTGTACTTATTTGGGTATGTAGTCTGTCGAGTGGTGACTCAAGTTAGATATGATAATCTATATCAATACATGACAGATGACGATACTGGCAAATTATTTGTCGCATGTGATTTTACATATCTTCAGCTATATGTGGATCACATGAGTCGAGGACCACTAAAACAACTAACTATATCTTGTTTAGATCATGATCCAGTAGAACGGCCATCAATATCACGTGTTTGTGAAAGGATTGACATAATATTAGAGG GTTACCAAACTGGTGATGACAGTATCAAGATGGCCTACTCACTGGCTATCAAACAAGGAGAGGCTCAGTCCAGGGACCTACAGGTACTACTAGTTGGAGTAGAGAACACTGGGAAGACCTGCCTTGTGGCTTCTTTCCTTGGTGAGAAGTTTGTAGAGGGACTAGCTGCCACTGAAGGAACTGACGTGGATGTGTGCAAGATCTACTGTAGAGACTGGAAACGAATCAGTGACACTGAAAAGACTGACCATCTTCATCATCAGTTTGTTGACCATTACAGAGGTAGTGCCTTAAACAGGTTATTATCAACTGAGAGTGACTCATCAGCTAATTCAGCTAGTCCAACTTCTACTACTATAGAGAGGCATACACCTGACCATACTTCCATTGACTTTATGCCTGCTTCAACTGGTAGCTTAACTTTCAATAGGCAGCCTAAGCCCCACCCACACAATATGCATTCACCTTCTCCCAATTCAACACAATATGACAGTGATAGTTTGAATGCTGTTGTGTGGGACTTTGCCGGACAGGTAATTTTCCATAACACTCACTCCATTTTTATTTCAGAGGGTGGAGTTTCTGTGATAACATTTGATGCTTCAGTAGACCTAACAGATCAGGTGACTCCTCGTGAAGGCTCCTCTCCACTGCCAGAAAGCTGTACTGGTATCTCCAGTATCCATTACTGGCTGCAGGTAGTTGATAGTGTGAGCTCAGTGAAGGGAAGTGAGGGTGGTCTGTCTCCATTACTACCAACTGCTGTACTAGCTGGTACTCACATTGACAAGCTTCATCCTGACATCAAGGTAGCTCGTAAGATTGCAAAGAAGAAGCTGTTACCACTGCTTGAGAAAGAGCTCAGTGAGAAATCTTATGCACAACACTTAGCAGGTAGTGGGAAAAGTCTTGAGGAAGCCCTCAAGCAATTCTGTTTCTTTATTAGCAACAAACACAGAGATGAAGAGATAGAGCGTTTAAAAGCTACCGTCATTGTAGCTGCCACTTCACTGAAAAAAATGCAGCCAGTTTTTTTTTCTCAAAATCGAAAGAGCTTTGTTAGCCCATAA